In Parasegetibacter sp. NRK P23, a single genomic region encodes these proteins:
- a CDS encoding TonB-dependent receptor: protein MVSTEAAAQQRTINGKISDGRNGQPIFGASILLKGTTNGTSSGADGLFSLSVPADASVLVITSVGYASREVSIASGMLDIKLDPSTASFDEVVVIGYGSQRRREVTGAITKVTSEKLNSVPVPSFEAGLQGRAAGVQVVQGSGLAGSGSVVRVRGLNSISAGGDPLYVVDGVPITQDNFLRGNSGAMNQNPLAAINPQDIESVEILKDAAAAGIYGSRGANGVILITTKRGKSGKPSFNYSNRVGFSTYANRPDFLGTEDWLALRQEAWVNDGNSGLAPLPGNVSWEKARQTNTDWWDLLTRTGVMHEHNLSMNVGSKKVRAFVSANYSDQQSYLKGNSFERYGLRANVDYTLNSKFKAGITAGYNRGNNQRVPAAWAGGLGDVMSTALPFFPVYNDDGSFFTGGANPVRVIEGNTWYNRDDRIMSSVFFQYTPVKNLTLKVVGSLDYLRGLEDKFETPEFRNNSDMLGFTRRSPSETVNQSGTFTAEYKWDIKDDHRFVLLAGTEAQESRTRFFSTDFGKATNTPWYDDVPAFEAFRDSLRAIGQAVWNETNAFTFNSFFARVNYSYKDKFFAQASMRADGSSRFGTNYKYGYFPTVALGYVLTEEKFLENVTWINYLKLRASAGLTGNSNFPSGLYRSQYRLDGLYNNQQTYFLENIANPDLHWEKVVNYDLGADFTLFNNRVTGELSYYNRTTRDVILNAGVSPSTGFKDAYRNVDAVIINQGVELALNAKLVQKKDWDWSVGGNISKNYNEVKSLGDLSADAIGGGTNDTRIAVGYPIGTNYVVRYVGVDPNDGLPIWLDVNGKQTKTFSLDNRVPVGAVIPDYVGGINSTLRYKAFELSTLLSFTIGGNIYDGSGKRQLGIVTDWNMRTEIADRWMKPGDIARYPRLTMNPATYNGLSSEWQYNSTMFLYDASYMRLRELTLSYSIPQETLRRIGLRNARIFVTGMNLLTFTKYPGGDPEIARDFENAQDRNLSPNVTYLTPPQQKSVTFGLNLSF, encoded by the coding sequence ATGGTTTCAACAGAAGCTGCTGCCCAGCAGCGCACCATTAACGGGAAAATTTCAGATGGCCGGAACGGTCAGCCCATATTCGGGGCTTCAATTCTCCTAAAAGGAACAACCAACGGAACATCTTCGGGTGCCGATGGACTTTTCAGTTTAAGCGTTCCCGCTGATGCATCAGTATTGGTCATCACTTCCGTGGGCTATGCTTCCAGGGAAGTATCTATCGCTTCCGGAATGCTCGACATCAAACTGGATCCTTCCACCGCATCTTTCGATGAAGTGGTGGTGATCGGTTACGGAAGTCAGCGCAGGAGGGAAGTGACCGGTGCCATTACCAAAGTGACCAGCGAAAAATTAAATTCAGTACCGGTGCCCAGCTTTGAAGCGGGTTTGCAGGGACGTGCCGCGGGCGTACAGGTGGTGCAGGGCAGCGGGCTTGCAGGGTCGGGCTCGGTTGTGCGTGTACGTGGGTTGAATTCCATCAGTGCGGGAGGCGATCCGTTGTATGTGGTAGACGGTGTTCCCATCACCCAGGACAATTTCCTTCGTGGTAACAGTGGTGCCATGAACCAGAATCCACTGGCCGCTATCAATCCGCAGGACATTGAATCCGTGGAAATTTTAAAAGATGCGGCGGCGGCTGGTATATATGGAAGTCGTGGTGCGAATGGAGTGATCCTCATCACCACCAAGCGCGGTAAAAGCGGCAAGCCTTCTTTCAATTATTCCAATAGGGTGGGTTTCAGTACTTATGCGAATCGTCCGGATTTTCTGGGTACCGAAGATTGGCTCGCCTTGCGCCAGGAAGCCTGGGTGAACGATGGCAATTCAGGTTTGGCACCGCTTCCGGGAAACGTCAGTTGGGAAAAGGCCAGGCAAACGAACACCGATTGGTGGGACCTGCTTACCCGCACCGGCGTAATGCATGAACATAACCTGAGTATGAATGTGGGTTCCAAAAAGGTACGTGCATTCGTAAGTGCCAATTACAGCGACCAGCAAAGTTACCTGAAGGGAAACTCATTTGAACGTTACGGTTTGCGCGCCAATGTTGATTATACGCTCAATTCAAAATTCAAGGCGGGCATAACGGCCGGCTACAACAGGGGCAATAACCAGCGTGTACCCGCGGCGTGGGCGGGCGGTTTGGGCGATGTGATGAGTACGGCATTGCCTTTCTTCCCTGTATACAACGACGATGGTTCTTTCTTTACAGGAGGGGCTAACCCGGTTCGCGTGATAGAAGGCAATACCTGGTATAACAGAGACGATCGGATCATGAGTTCCGTTTTCTTTCAATATACGCCCGTCAAAAACCTAACCTTAAAAGTTGTAGGTTCCCTGGATTACCTGCGTGGCCTTGAAGATAAATTTGAAACGCCGGAATTCCGGAATAACAGCGACATGCTGGGTTTCACCAGGAGAAGTCCTTCAGAAACCGTGAACCAAAGTGGAACATTCACCGCTGAATATAAGTGGGATATAAAAGATGACCATCGTTTTGTGCTGCTTGCCGGTACTGAAGCGCAGGAATCAAGAACCAGGTTCTTCAGCACAGACTTTGGTAAAGCAACCAATACGCCATGGTATGATGATGTGCCCGCGTTCGAAGCGTTCAGGGATAGCCTCAGGGCAATTGGCCAGGCAGTGTGGAACGAGACCAATGCTTTCACCTTTAATTCTTTCTTCGCAAGGGTGAACTATAGTTACAAAGACAAATTCTTTGCACAGGCCTCTATGCGTGCAGACGGATCTTCCCGCTTTGGAACCAATTATAAATATGGGTACTTTCCCACAGTGGCACTCGGATATGTGCTTACTGAAGAAAAGTTCTTGGAAAATGTGACCTGGATCAACTACCTGAAACTTCGTGCAAGTGCTGGTCTTACAGGAAACTCTAATTTCCCGAGCGGTCTTTACAGATCACAGTACAGGCTCGACGGTTTATATAATAACCAGCAGACTTATTTCCTGGAGAATATTGCAAACCCGGATCTTCACTGGGAGAAGGTGGTAAACTATGATCTGGGAGCGGATTTCACTCTATTTAACAACAGGGTTACAGGTGAACTTTCCTATTACAACCGAACCACAAGAGATGTGATATTGAACGCTGGGGTAAGTCCCTCAACCGGATTCAAAGATGCCTATCGCAATGTTGATGCCGTGATCATTAACCAAGGTGTTGAACTTGCCCTGAATGCAAAACTGGTGCAGAAGAAAGATTGGGACTGGAGTGTGGGTGGCAACATCAGTAAAAATTATAACGAAGTGAAGAGTCTGGGTGATCTGAGTGCTGATGCCATTGGTGGAGGTACCAACGATACGCGTATTGCGGTTGGTTATCCGATCGGCACAAACTATGTGGTACGTTATGTAGGTGTTGATCCGAATGATGGTCTTCCTATCTGGCTGGATGTAAACGGAAAGCAAACCAAAACCTTCTCATTGGATAATCGTGTTCCTGTTGGAGCCGTGATTCCTGATTATGTTGGCGGCATTAACTCCACGCTCCGCTACAAGGCTTTTGAACTCAGTACATTGCTTAGTTTCACTATCGGAGGAAATATTTACGACGGAAGCGGCAAGCGCCAACTCGGAATCGTTACCGATTGGAATATGCGCACAGAAATAGCGGACCGATGGATGAAGCCCGGTGATATCGCACGTTATCCAAGGCTCACCATGAACCCAGCTACATATAACGGATTGTCCAGTGAATGGCAATACAATTCCACGATGTTCCTCTACGATGCCTCTTATATGCGTTTGCGGGAATTGACATTATCTTATTCTATCCCGCAGGAAACTTTACGGCGCATCGGTCTTCGTAACGCCAGGATATTCGTTACCGGCATGAACTTGCTCACTTTCACGAAATACCCCGGTGGGGATCCTGAAATCGCGCGGGACTTTGAGAATGCACAGGATCGTAACCTGAGCCCCAATGTTACCTACCTTACGCCGCCTCAGCAGAAGTCTGTAACATTTGGCCTTAACCTTTCCTTCTAA
- a CDS encoding NUDIX domain-containing protein: MTRRPAAQPNINTTPISIADYFKVAISVDCVIFGFDEGVLKVLLIKCNLDEFNGEWSLLGDLVRPDEDLDKASYRILKERTGLDDVYLEQVHTFGSLNRHPNGRVVTTAYYSLVNIQHHELQLSDNELHWHPFNEIRSMAFDHMQILQTCYTRLQQKVLREPVVFNLLPPKFSLRDLQSLYEAILGVEMDRRNFRKKFFQMGFLVDTEQMEDNVPHRPGKLYKFNHRKYSKLSKKALDINF; the protein is encoded by the coding sequence ATGACGAGACGACCAGCAGCGCAACCGAACATCAATACCACACCCATCAGCATCGCCGATTATTTCAAGGTGGCCATATCCGTGGATTGCGTCATTTTCGGGTTCGATGAAGGGGTGCTGAAGGTGCTGCTCATCAAGTGTAACCTGGACGAATTTAATGGGGAATGGTCGCTGCTGGGAGATCTGGTGCGCCCGGATGAAGACCTCGACAAAGCTTCTTACCGCATCCTGAAAGAACGCACCGGGCTGGATGATGTATACCTTGAACAGGTGCATACATTCGGTTCTCTCAACCGGCACCCCAACGGAAGGGTGGTTACTACGGCTTATTATTCTCTTGTAAATATCCAGCACCACGAACTCCAACTTTCAGACAACGAACTGCATTGGCACCCCTTCAACGAAATCCGTTCCATGGCCTTCGACCACATGCAGATCCTGCAAACCTGTTATACCCGGCTTCAGCAAAAAGTATTGCGTGAGCCGGTGGTGTTCAATCTGCTGCCCCCGAAGTTTTCCCTCCGCGATTTACAATCTTTGTACGAAGCGATCCTCGGCGTGGAAATGGACCGGAGGAATTTCAGAAAGAAATTCTTCCAGATGGGCTTCCTGGTGGATACGGAACAGATGGAAGACAATGTGCCGCACCGCCCGGGAAAACTCTACAAATTCAACCACAGAAAGTACAGTAAGCTCAGCAAAAAAGCACTGGATATCAATTTCTGA